Part of the Chlamydiales bacterium genome is shown below.
CAGCGAGCTGCTAGGAAAGTATGGCAATTTGGCTAGCCGCGTTCTCGTGTTTGCAGCAAACAACTGCGAAGCAAAGGTTCCTGAGAAAAAGGATCTCCAAGAGATCGATAGTAGCTTCTTGGAGAAGATTCAGCACCTCGTGAAAGAGATTGCAGAAGCTTACGAGACCTTCCACCTGAGAAAGGCAAGCTCTCTCGTCATGGAGCTTGCACAAGCTGGCAACGTCTACTTCGATGCGAAAAAACCTTGGCAGGCAAATAAAGATCCTACGCGCAAGCAAGAGATGCTAAATGCTATCGCCTGCTGTCTAGAGTGTTTGAAGGCACTTGCTGTTGTTTCGTTCCCTTTAATTCCCGAAACAGCAGAGCGTCTCTGGACGCTTCTCGGCTATACGAAGCCCCTTACATCAAAAAATTGGAAAACGCTCATTGCAGAGGAGATTCCAGAAGGCAGAGCCCTTCCTCCTCCCGTCCACCTCTTTGCCAAGGTGGAAGATGAGCTCATTCAGAAGGAGATTGAAAAATTGGAAACACTTACCTCTTCAGCCACACCGCCAGCTCCTGCAGTTCCATTAAAAGAGCAGGTCTCTTTTGATGAGGTACGCAAGCTCGACCTCCGCGTAGGTCAGATCCTTGCCGTAGAGCGCATTCCCAAAAGCAAGAAGCTTCTTAAACTCTCTGTAGATCTCGGCTTTGAAAAACGCACGATCGTGGCAGGTATCGGAGAGAAGATGGAAGATCTGAATCTTCTCATCGGTAAAAAGGTGGTTATCGTCGCGAATCTGAAGCCCGCTGCCTTAATGGGCGTCGAGAGCCAAGGAATGCTCCTCGCAGCTGACACCTCGCTTGGGATCGAGCTGCCCGCCTTCCAGAACGCTCTTCCAGGCACCCCCGTCACCTAAATAGATCTACTAATTCAAAACGGTAAAGATTTTTACACAGAGATCACAGAGACACAGAGAAAGAAGAGAAGATCATCTTTTCTGCTCACCGCAGAAAAGATGAATGCTCTGCCCCTTTGCGGCATTTTTTTTCTTCTCCTCCCTCTCTGTGTCTCTGCGATCTCTGTGTAATTCCCACTCTGTCTTACATGGAGCGCAGGACAGCTTCTGTGAGTCCGGTGTAGCGCTTTTTTACCTCTTCATTGTTAACAGCAATCGCAAGCGCCTTCTTAGTTCCCACAAGGACTACGAGGCGCTTGCCGCGCGTAATTCCGGTGTAGAGAAGGTTGCGATTTAGCAGTTTAAAATGGCAGGTGTGGATCGGCATCACGATGCAGGGGCACTCGCTTCCTTGATACTTGTGTATCGAAGCTGCGTAGGCGAGAACGATCTCATCGAGCTCTGAGAATTCATACATAACGGACTTCTCATCAAAGATCACTTTTACCTGCTGCTCAGTCATGTCGATTGCAGAGATTCTGCCAATGTCGCCGTTATAGACCTCTTTCTGATAGTTATTTCGCATCTGCATCACCTTATCGCCAACATGGAAGCTCTTTCCCATGCGTATAAGAGGGGAGGGGGAGGGATTGAGAGCCTGCTGCAAAACCATGTTCAAGTTCTCTGTGCCAATTACACCTTTTTTCATCGGCGCCAGAACCTGAATCTCATCAAATCTGTGAAACCTGTGGCTACGCGGCAGACGCGTTGAGACCAGTTCCACAATCTCTTCTAGAATTTTCTCCGGCTCTTCGATGTCAAAAAAGAGAAAGTCGCTATTGGGCTTTGGATAGATCTCTGGAAAGACGCCCTGATTGATTTTGTGGGCATTTGTAACGATTGTAGAGCCCGCAGCCTGGCGGAAGATCTGCTTGAGCTCAATCAGCGGAATAAATGCCGAGCGGATCAGATCTTTTAATACGTTTCCTGGACCCACACTGGGAAGCTGATCCACATCTCCAACCAGAATCACGCGTGCATTGCTTGGAACCGCTTTCAGCAAGTTGTGCATGAGAAAGGTGTCGATCATGCTCGCTTCGTCGACGATAAGAAGGTCGCACTCGAGCTGATTATCCTTCCCGCGTTTAAAGCCCCCTTGGGTGAAGTCCATCTCTAGCAAGCTGTGGATCGTTGAGGCGCGGTGTCTTGTGATCTCTGCAAGGCGCTTTGCAGCGCGTCCTGTGGGTGCAGCAAGGAGGATTCGACTGGTTAGTTTAGACGTGATCGTTAAGATTGCTTTTGTGATCGTGCTCTTACCAGTTCCTGGTCCGCCCGTGATGATCATCAGCTTCTCTTTTAACCCCGAGCAGACCGCCTCGCGCTGTTCCGGAGCCAGATCGATGCGTAGCTGCGTCTGGACCCACTCAATCGCTTTGGGAAGGTCTACACTGCGTAGTGGGGAGGGAGTTTGAGAAAGACGCGCGATCTCTCTTGCGATGCCGATCTCTGCTAAATAGAGAGGCTTGACCCAGAGATGAGAGTTCTCCTGGATAATATACCCATTTTTCACAAGGGTCGTTAGCCTCTCTGTGATGAGCGCAGGATCGACCTCGAGAATTGCGCCGGCAGCGGGTACAAGCTCGCTTTCTGGCATACAGACGTGGCCCTCCCCGGATAGCTCCCAGAGAACGTGCTCGATGCCTGCATCGATTCTCTGAGGCGCGTTCTGAGGCACGCCAACCCCTTTTGCAATCGAATCTGCGCTCTTAAACCCGATCCCGTGGATCTCTTTTGCCAGTGCGTACGGGTTCTGCATCACCTTGTCGATGCTCTGCTCGCCGTAGGCTTTAAAAATTTTATGAGCATAGGCGGGACTCACCCCATGCCCTCTTAAGAAGATCATGACATTGCGGATCGTCTTCTGCTGGCCCCAGCAGACGAGAATATTCTCAATTCGCTTCTCTCCAAGTCCTTCAACTTCGTTCAGCCTCTTGGGAGACTCCTCGATGATCTGAAGGGTTGAAGCTCCAAATTTTTTGACAATACGCTCTGCATAGGCGGGGCCGATTCCCTTGATCATTCCCGATTCGAGATACTTCTGAATGCCGATCACATCGGAGGGAGCCTGAAGGTCGAAACTAACAATTTCAAACTGCTGACCAAACTTTGAATGGCGCTTCCAAGACCCCTTGCAGCGGATCGTCTCTCCGGGTTGCAGAGCGGGCAGGCAGCCGACGATTGTGGTTAGATCCTGCTTCTTCGGCTCCTTCAGCCTAGCGACAGTAAAGCCCTGCTCGCTATTGCTAAAGATAATGCTTTCAATGTACCCGTAGATCTCATCCATGGGGCTCAAGTTAACACCTCTTCGATTTATTTTTTAGCGAATATGAATCCCGCTTAGCCCCGGCTCTCTAAACGGCCGGGATTGCGGCGAGGAGCCCTTCCTGCCCATTTATGAAAACATTGCCTTTAATTCACATTCTTTTCTAAAATTCCCCCCGTATTCCGGATTAGCTCAGTGGTAGAGCAGCGGACTGTTAATCCGTTGGTCGTAGGTTCGAATCCTACATCCGGAGTCTAGGCGCTAGGGGGCAACCTCTAGTGCCTTTTTTCTTCCCCTACCCCAACCTTTTCAAGCTTTTAGTTGAACGGTCCCTCGCCGCAATCTCGGCTCTTCAGGGCTGAGTCTAGGCGGGATTCATATTCTCTTTTATCCTTAAGCCGAAGAGAATCTACTTCATTATCTATGACGCATAAAGATTTAATTCGTCGCTAATTTTAGTTCGAATCGTTACCTCGTAAAGAGCGTCCTTTAGGTCCGTCACCTTCACGTAGTACACTTTTGGAGTGTAGAAGTTTCACAGCCTCGGCTGAATCCTTCACTTTAGAGGCACTACGCGCTAACATCTCTTCTTCAAATTCAGTGAGTACAACTTCTCTTAATCCGCTCTCTCTCCATTTAGGGAAGAGAGTACACGCGATTGAAATTTTGCGAGCCAGTGCAAGTGCATCTAGCAGTGCTTGATTTGCACCTTGTCCTTTGAATGGACTCATGGGGTGAGCGGCATCTCCAATCAAGGTAACTGCCCCGGCTTTTTCCAATAATTCCGACTTGAGCACTTCTCGGTCATACACGGGATAACCTGAGATTTGTGCCGGAAGGGTTGCTGATAAAATTTGAGGAATGGGCTTATGCCACTGTGCTCTACGACACGCTTCTTCTTTAAGTGCTTGAGCTCCTCGAGCGCTTAAGGTTTTGGCTTCTTCTTCCGGCATGGGGAAACTAAATTGCCACATTACCGAATCTAACGAGTAAGGCATCACGTAGATTCGCTCATGGCCATTGACGGTTTGAAAGACGGTGGCTGAGTCGAGTAGAGAACTCTCAATACCCTTAAGAGCCTCTAGAGAACAGATACCCAAAATCACCAGGTAACCCAGGTAACGTAAGGGAGTAATATCCTCACCAATTAGCAAGCTGCGCACAACGCTACGAATACCATCGGCACCCACCACCAGATCAGCCTTAACACTCTTCATCTCTTTGTGAACTTGAAAGCTTAGCTCGACGCTTTTATCTTCACATTGCTTAAAGCTAACTAAGCGGTGCCCCCAATGCACGGCATTATGCTTGCTTAATTGCTCAAGCAAAGCCAGGCGCAGTGCCTGTCGAGGGATGTGCACATTTTTACGCTT
Proteins encoded:
- a CDS encoding FAD-dependent monooxygenase — its product is MESREAYWTICPKCYGRGKKTYRLRKKSRIRFQIAINEYEKTRGEGRASDRPKLTQYLCDNCSGSGLIPTSSHPLADSENYPHVAIIGAGIGGVALAVACLHRGIPFTLYERDSSFDARAQGYGLTLQQASNAIKGLGLFFLKDGVNSTRHVVHTTDGKEISEWGARTHLNIKKSPKRKNVHIPRQALRLALLEQLSKHNAVHWGHRLVSFKQCEDKSVELSFQVHKEMKSVKADLVVGADGIRSVVRSLLIGEDITPLRYLGYLVILGICSLEALKGIESSLLDSATVFQTVNGHERIYVMPYSLDSVMWQFSFPMPEEEAKTLSARGAQALKEEACRRAQWHKPIPQILSATLPAQISGYPVYDREVLKSELLEKAGAVTLIGDAAHPMSPFKGQGANQALLDALALARKISIACTLFPKWRESGLREVVLTEFEEEMLARSASKVKDSAEAVKLLHSKSVLREGDGPKGRSLRGNDSN
- a CDS encoding ATP-dependent RecD-like DNA helicase, with product MDEIYGYIESIIFSNSEQGFTVARLKEPKKQDLTTIVGCLPALQPGETIRCKGSWKRHSKFGQQFEIVSFDLQAPSDVIGIQKYLESGMIKGIGPAYAERIVKKFGASTLQIIEESPKRLNEVEGLGEKRIENILVCWGQQKTIRNVMIFLRGHGVSPAYAHKIFKAYGEQSIDKVMQNPYALAKEIHGIGFKSADSIAKGVGVPQNAPQRIDAGIEHVLWELSGEGHVCMPESELVPAAGAILEVDPALITERLTTLVKNGYIIQENSHLWVKPLYLAEIGIAREIARLSQTPSPLRSVDLPKAIEWVQTQLRIDLAPEQREAVCSGLKEKLMIITGGPGTGKSTITKAILTITSKLTSRILLAAPTGRAAKRLAEITRHRASTIHSLLEMDFTQGGFKRGKDNQLECDLLIVDEASMIDTFLMHNLLKAVPSNARVILVGDVDQLPSVGPGNVLKDLIRSAFIPLIELKQIFRQAAGSTIVTNAHKINQGVFPEIYPKPNSDFLFFDIEEPEKILEEIVELVSTRLPRSHRFHRFDEIQVLAPMKKGVIGTENLNMVLQQALNPSPSPLIRMGKSFHVGDKVMQMRNNYQKEVYNGDIGRISAIDMTEQQVKVIFDEKSVMYEFSELDEIVLAYAASIHKYQGSECPCIVMPIHTCHFKLLNRNLLYTGITRGKRLVVLVGTKKALAIAVNNEEVKKRYTGLTEAVLRSM